In the Apteryx mantelli isolate bAptMan1 chromosome 1, bAptMan1.hap1, whole genome shotgun sequence genome, one interval contains:
- the FAM234B gene encoding protein FAM234B isoform X1, protein MATVLSRALKLPGKKSPDLGEYDPLTQADSDESEDDLVLNIQKNGGVKNGKSPPEEVQDPDSDVEVGMTKQHTSESAPEGYPAEAAGSLEQKAAPSLMPYLRTAVFLLTVVISMILVLVCAFLIPCPPRDLHNTWNRNLGQGAGGVLSPLELCDVNGDGLPDILIVFTALMNASVMGVSRPSVTVMALSGMNGSNLWSIHLPEETLSVQCKGLLLGAPAEPVCLVTGTSKLLSLLSASTGKTIWTLNSIHLSNGILAAPAATLPDVDGDGVGDIVVLALKETQPDVFFILVSGKTGTALGGPVKYSTNGEGKVIGPQVHITSQGAIYILFGFGNVQAVALRDIFTQARNRDSFPAMLQQEEPEWEKRRSVNLSELIDIYSGGVYFLQTMKASDTNCSNLLITTKDGLILLRGQDLEPHWILEMQNISSQPVPGYFGTDKTLDFMLQAQTGDGKKKVVVIDGKSGLPVWNQEFPWQKQDLDALSVMTLDKKSVFLFWADEAQSVLQSLQPGPRTEHPGLHHLYLLHPVFPTVLLDLTNATDKVIASAVGINDLQKDAFYITVTTTATSEKQPGFFSVSKLGLKWAMMTQGRMVWLKDNTTPKISRGEVRRFLARLKFVDFPHKL, encoded by the exons gaaaaaagaGCCCGGACCTTGGGGAATACGATCCCCTCACTCAGGCCGATAGTGATGAAAGTGAAGATGACCTGGTGCTTAACATACAGAAGAATGGGGGGGTCAAGAATGGGAAGAGCCCTCCCGAGGAGGTGCAGGACCCTGACTCCGATGTGGAGGTTGGGATGACAAAGCAGCACACGTCAGAGAGCGCACCAGAGGGTTATCCTGCAGAGGCAGCTGGGAGTTTAGAGCAGAAGGCTGCTCCCTCCCTCATGCCTTACCTGCGCACAGCAGTCTTTTTGCTCACTGTGGTGATCTCAATGATTCTGGTGTTGGTGTGTGCATTTCTAATTCCCTGTCCCCCTAGAGACTTGCATAACACCTGGAACCGCAACCTAGGTCAGGGAGCAG GTGGTGTGTTATCCCCACTGGAGCTGTGTGATGTCAATGGTGATGGGCTCCCTGACATCCTCATCGTCTTCACAGCCTTGATGAATGCCAGCGTCATGG GTGTCTCTAGACCTTCAGTGACTGTGATGGCCCTTTCTGGTATGAATGGCAGCAACCTGTGGTCCATCCACCTTCCTGAGGAGACTCTGAGTGTGCAGTGCAAAGGGCTGTTGCTGGGAGCACCTGCAGAGCCTGTCTGCCTTGTGACAGGAACATCTAAACTCCTCAGCCTTCTCAGTGCCTCCACAG GCAAGACCATCTGGACGCTGAACTCCATCCACCTTTCAAATGGGATCCTGGCTGCACCGGCTGCCACACTTCCAGATGTAGATGGAGATGGGGTTGGGGATATTGTTGTTCTGGCCCTCAAAGAGACACAG cccGATGTGTTTTTTATCTTGGTGTCAGGAAAGACTGGGACTGCTTTGGGTGGGCCTGTGAAGTACAGCACCAATGGAGAAGGGAAAGTGATTGGTCCCCAAGTCCACATCACCAGCCAGGGAGCCATCTACATCTTATTTGGTTTTG GTAATGTTCAAGCAGTTGCCCTGAGGGATATCTTTACCCAAGCCAGAAACCGGGACAGCTTCCCTGCAATGCTGCAGCAGGAGGAGCCAGAGTGGGAAAAACGCAGATCTGTCAACCTGTCAGAGCTCATCGACATTTACAG TGGGGGTGTTTACTTCCTGCAGACGATGAAGGCATctgacacaaactgcagcaatctGCTTATCACCACCAAAGATGGCCTGATCCTGCTGCGGGGACAGGACCTGGAGCCCCACTGGATCCTGGAAATGCAGAACATTAGCAG CCAGCCTGTCCCTGGTTACTTCGGTACTGACAAAACCCTGGACTTCATGCTACAAGCACAGACTggagatgggaagaaaaag GTGGTGGTGATAGACGGCAAATCAGGGCTCCCTGTTTGGAATCAAGAATTTCCATGGCAGAAGCAAGATCTTGATGCACTGTCAGTGATGACTTTGGAcaagaaatctgtttttctcttctgggctGATGAAGCACAATCTGTGTTACAAAGTTTG CAACCCGGTCCCAGAACTGAGCACCCAGGGTTGCACCACCTCTATCTCCTCCATCCTGTTTTTCCTACAGTCCTGTTGGACCTCACCAATGCAACAGACAAAGTCATTGCATCAGCGG TTGGAATTAATGATCTCCAGAAGGATGCATTTTACATCACTGTGACAACAACTGCAACCTCTGAAAAACAGCCAGGATTTTTCTCAGTCAGCAAGCTAGGCCTGAAGTGGGCCATGATGACTCAAGGCCGAATGGTGTGGTTAAAGGACAACACCACCCCCAAAATCAGCCGTGGGGAAGTGAGACGATTTCTTGCCCGGCTGAAATTTGTTGATTTTCCTCACAAG cTCTAG
- the FAM234B gene encoding protein FAM234B isoform X2, translating into MATVLSRALKLPGKKSPDLGEYDPLTQADSDESEDDLVLNIQKNGGVKNGKSPPEEVQDPDSDVEVGMTKQHTSESAPEGYPAEAAGSLEQKAAPSLMPYLRTAVFLLTVVISMILVLVCAFLIPCPPRDLHNTWNRNLGQGAGGVLSPLELCDVNGDGLPDILIVFTALMNASVMGVSRPSVTVMALSGMNGSNLWSIHLPEETLSVQCKGLLLGAPAEPVCLVTGTSKLLSLLSASTGKTIWTLNSIHLSNGILAAPAATLPDVDGDGVGDIVVLALKETQPDVFFILVSGKTGTALGGPVKYSTNGEGKVIGPQVHITSQGAIYILFGFGNVQAVALRDIFTQARNRDSFPAMLQQEEPEWEKRRSVNLSELIDIYSGGVYFLQTMKASDTNCSNLLITTKDGLILLRGQDLEPHWILEMQNISSQPVPGYFGTDKTLDFMLQAQTGDGKKKVVVIDGKSGLPVWNQEFPWQKQDLDALSVMTLDKKSVFLFWADEAQSVLQSLQPGPRTEHPGLHHLYLLHPVFPTVLLDLTNATDKVIASAALAC; encoded by the exons gaaaaaagaGCCCGGACCTTGGGGAATACGATCCCCTCACTCAGGCCGATAGTGATGAAAGTGAAGATGACCTGGTGCTTAACATACAGAAGAATGGGGGGGTCAAGAATGGGAAGAGCCCTCCCGAGGAGGTGCAGGACCCTGACTCCGATGTGGAGGTTGGGATGACAAAGCAGCACACGTCAGAGAGCGCACCAGAGGGTTATCCTGCAGAGGCAGCTGGGAGTTTAGAGCAGAAGGCTGCTCCCTCCCTCATGCCTTACCTGCGCACAGCAGTCTTTTTGCTCACTGTGGTGATCTCAATGATTCTGGTGTTGGTGTGTGCATTTCTAATTCCCTGTCCCCCTAGAGACTTGCATAACACCTGGAACCGCAACCTAGGTCAGGGAGCAG GTGGTGTGTTATCCCCACTGGAGCTGTGTGATGTCAATGGTGATGGGCTCCCTGACATCCTCATCGTCTTCACAGCCTTGATGAATGCCAGCGTCATGG GTGTCTCTAGACCTTCAGTGACTGTGATGGCCCTTTCTGGTATGAATGGCAGCAACCTGTGGTCCATCCACCTTCCTGAGGAGACTCTGAGTGTGCAGTGCAAAGGGCTGTTGCTGGGAGCACCTGCAGAGCCTGTCTGCCTTGTGACAGGAACATCTAAACTCCTCAGCCTTCTCAGTGCCTCCACAG GCAAGACCATCTGGACGCTGAACTCCATCCACCTTTCAAATGGGATCCTGGCTGCACCGGCTGCCACACTTCCAGATGTAGATGGAGATGGGGTTGGGGATATTGTTGTTCTGGCCCTCAAAGAGACACAG cccGATGTGTTTTTTATCTTGGTGTCAGGAAAGACTGGGACTGCTTTGGGTGGGCCTGTGAAGTACAGCACCAATGGAGAAGGGAAAGTGATTGGTCCCCAAGTCCACATCACCAGCCAGGGAGCCATCTACATCTTATTTGGTTTTG GTAATGTTCAAGCAGTTGCCCTGAGGGATATCTTTACCCAAGCCAGAAACCGGGACAGCTTCCCTGCAATGCTGCAGCAGGAGGAGCCAGAGTGGGAAAAACGCAGATCTGTCAACCTGTCAGAGCTCATCGACATTTACAG TGGGGGTGTTTACTTCCTGCAGACGATGAAGGCATctgacacaaactgcagcaatctGCTTATCACCACCAAAGATGGCCTGATCCTGCTGCGGGGACAGGACCTGGAGCCCCACTGGATCCTGGAAATGCAGAACATTAGCAG CCAGCCTGTCCCTGGTTACTTCGGTACTGACAAAACCCTGGACTTCATGCTACAAGCACAGACTggagatgggaagaaaaag GTGGTGGTGATAGACGGCAAATCAGGGCTCCCTGTTTGGAATCAAGAATTTCCATGGCAGAAGCAAGATCTTGATGCACTGTCAGTGATGACTTTGGAcaagaaatctgtttttctcttctgggctGATGAAGCACAATCTGTGTTACAAAGTTTG CAACCCGGTCCCAGAACTGAGCACCCAGGGTTGCACCACCTCTATCTCCTCCATCCTGTTTTTCCTACAGTCCTGTTGGACCTCACCAATGCAACAGACAAAGTCATTGCATCAGCGG cTCTAGCCTGCTGA
- the FAM234B gene encoding protein FAM234B isoform X3 has translation MATVLSRALKLPGKKSPDLGEYDPLTQADSDESEDDLVLNIQKNGGVKNGKSPPEEVQDPDSDVEVGMTKQHTSESAPEGYPAEAAGSLEQKAAPSLMPYLRTAVFLLTVVISMILVLVCAFLIPCPPRDLHNTWNRNLGQGAGGVLSPLELCDVNGDGLPDILIVFTALMNASVMGVSRPSVTVMALSGMNGSNLWSIHLPEETLSVQCKGLLLGAPAEPVCLVTGTSKLLSLLSASTGNVQAVALRDIFTQARNRDSFPAMLQQEEPEWEKRRSVNLSELIDIYSGGVYFLQTMKASDTNCSNLLITTKDGLILLRGQDLEPHWILEMQNISSQPVPGYFGTDKTLDFMLQAQTGDGKKKVVVIDGKSGLPVWNQEFPWQKQDLDALSVMTLDKKSVFLFWADEAQSVLQSLQPGPRTEHPGLHHLYLLHPVFPTVLLDLTNATDKVIASAVGINDLQKDAFYITVTTTATSEKQPGFFSVSKLGLKWAMMTQGRMVWLKDNTTPKISRGEVRRFLARLKFVDFPHKL, from the exons gaaaaaagaGCCCGGACCTTGGGGAATACGATCCCCTCACTCAGGCCGATAGTGATGAAAGTGAAGATGACCTGGTGCTTAACATACAGAAGAATGGGGGGGTCAAGAATGGGAAGAGCCCTCCCGAGGAGGTGCAGGACCCTGACTCCGATGTGGAGGTTGGGATGACAAAGCAGCACACGTCAGAGAGCGCACCAGAGGGTTATCCTGCAGAGGCAGCTGGGAGTTTAGAGCAGAAGGCTGCTCCCTCCCTCATGCCTTACCTGCGCACAGCAGTCTTTTTGCTCACTGTGGTGATCTCAATGATTCTGGTGTTGGTGTGTGCATTTCTAATTCCCTGTCCCCCTAGAGACTTGCATAACACCTGGAACCGCAACCTAGGTCAGGGAGCAG GTGGTGTGTTATCCCCACTGGAGCTGTGTGATGTCAATGGTGATGGGCTCCCTGACATCCTCATCGTCTTCACAGCCTTGATGAATGCCAGCGTCATGG GTGTCTCTAGACCTTCAGTGACTGTGATGGCCCTTTCTGGTATGAATGGCAGCAACCTGTGGTCCATCCACCTTCCTGAGGAGACTCTGAGTGTGCAGTGCAAAGGGCTGTTGCTGGGAGCACCTGCAGAGCCTGTCTGCCTTGTGACAGGAACATCTAAACTCCTCAGCCTTCTCAGTGCCTCCACAG GTAATGTTCAAGCAGTTGCCCTGAGGGATATCTTTACCCAAGCCAGAAACCGGGACAGCTTCCCTGCAATGCTGCAGCAGGAGGAGCCAGAGTGGGAAAAACGCAGATCTGTCAACCTGTCAGAGCTCATCGACATTTACAG TGGGGGTGTTTACTTCCTGCAGACGATGAAGGCATctgacacaaactgcagcaatctGCTTATCACCACCAAAGATGGCCTGATCCTGCTGCGGGGACAGGACCTGGAGCCCCACTGGATCCTGGAAATGCAGAACATTAGCAG CCAGCCTGTCCCTGGTTACTTCGGTACTGACAAAACCCTGGACTTCATGCTACAAGCACAGACTggagatgggaagaaaaag GTGGTGGTGATAGACGGCAAATCAGGGCTCCCTGTTTGGAATCAAGAATTTCCATGGCAGAAGCAAGATCTTGATGCACTGTCAGTGATGACTTTGGAcaagaaatctgtttttctcttctgggctGATGAAGCACAATCTGTGTTACAAAGTTTG CAACCCGGTCCCAGAACTGAGCACCCAGGGTTGCACCACCTCTATCTCCTCCATCCTGTTTTTCCTACAGTCCTGTTGGACCTCACCAATGCAACAGACAAAGTCATTGCATCAGCGG TTGGAATTAATGATCTCCAGAAGGATGCATTTTACATCACTGTGACAACAACTGCAACCTCTGAAAAACAGCCAGGATTTTTCTCAGTCAGCAAGCTAGGCCTGAAGTGGGCCATGATGACTCAAGGCCGAATGGTGTGGTTAAAGGACAACACCACCCCCAAAATCAGCCGTGGGGAAGTGAGACGATTTCTTGCCCGGCTGAAATTTGTTGATTTTCCTCACAAG cTCTAG